GATTGTTCAGACTGCCAGAGCACTCATTTTTACTAAGCAGtaaaatataacattaaaaatcaATTATAAATTATGAACTTTTAAAGACActaatttattgatttataaGGTATGTTATAATAAGTTTTACTAACAAAATTGTGTTAATATGGACCTAATTATgtaattatcattatcattgatTATGTAAcgtgatttttaaaattactacACATTCATTTAAGGAATAATCTCAAAATGAAGTTTATATACTCAATGTACTTACTAAAGGAATtccattataaataaactatgttgAAGTTGAAATCATGCTTTTAGGATGTAACTCCGTAGTGCTTTAATGTATTACAGtgtaatgaattataattatgGAATTACCAAAtgactgttgaaaaataaagtgattgataaactttacattttttattactcAATACATTATATACCTTGAAGTATCAGTCCAATGGCTTATAAGTCAGTATGGCATGCTCAGCAcacatttaatacaatacaattttgatgaaaaagaAAGCTAGTGATTTACATTCACagctaaactaaaaaaaaattaaccttttGAACACCTTGAGTTGTCAAGAGTTGTTGTACCTACAACCCATATTGATGGTTGAAAGAAGAAATTTACTAAGCAACATTTATGTGAAAAATTTGAGACAGCTCAAACAACAAAAACTAACTGATTCCGAATATGTATATAATTTAACTCGCTATCTTAAAACTATtttgcttagtcaatttctcctttcaacagTTGATATAGTTAATGGAACTACAGCATGTAATGTACAACATGCAAATGAAAGTTCAAATCCACTTTCAGCATAATGATGATAGATAATGGCATGCAGATCATGACTTATGAGCTataatggtttttaaatgggttaaattaatataatgtcTTGGGCACTTAATTGCCACATTACtgctaagtgcaaaatttgaatttgtaacatttgaatgccaaatgtacaaaataagcatttacaaaACATGTATAAACCCATTAGATGATATGTCCTCATTAGATGGTCTAAGTGCAAAAGTTTATACATGTTTTGTACATGCTTATTTTGTACATTTGGCattcaaatgttaaaaattcaaaattatgcaCTTAGCAATCTGTAGTCCACTCAGATGCGATAgatattgttattgtttatgTTATAGCTACACAGCCTAGATagatctatataattatactttaaAACCTGATAATATCATGCCTAGATAGTATAATTGAAAAAGTAAATTAGATctgaaaaagtataaaattcaCTTATTTACACTCAATTTTATCTGTCAAGATGTCAAAGAAACTAAATTACAAACATTTCATGTAGATCATAACCTAAAATTAATTGGCGCTTTCACAGGCATCCACCCAGTCATTGTAGACATCTATGGGCTCAGACAGTACATTAGTAGTTGTCTGAAAGTCTTCTAAGCAGACACGACATTGTATTCGAGCTGTATTTCTCGCTCGATCCCTGTAAATACAGACAATGTTGAACactacatttgtttttttaataaggatttagtttttttacattattttgagtacGTACATTTTAACTTCGCAGGATTTCTCATGATTGCAAAACGGGCAGTTGAATTGTTGATCAAGAGGTTCTATGGCTTTTCTCTTCGCTGGTGGCTTTCTTTTCGATTTGCGACGACCCATACTATAAACAGTAAATTAGCTTAATTGAGATCATCATTACATTATTTCAGCACAACATTATTACTGAGCCAGCTCcaattttactagctttttaaCTACCTAAATACTTTTAACTTACCTGCAGTTCTTTTTACTCTTTTATGTCTGGTAATTTGTATCTTGAGAtcaagtttcttttttttttcacaactttCGTCCCAACTGGACAGACAAACAATAATTGATAGAAATTTCTTTCTGCAGTTCTAAGAGACGATTTTCTGTTCTCAAGCACAATCCACCTCACCACGCAacacaatacatacaatacaaattacaaTACGGCAAGAGCAAGAGCAAGAGACGGCAAGACAGCAGACAAACAAAAGTCAAATTGATTTTATGATAGATGGAGTTGTCAAAATTTTGTGTCGTccctcgaagttcgtatcgtaccgtccctctcgctctcgtattaaattgtgtaagtgtcaaagggaccgcacgccacgaacttcgagtttcgtagtagccctgcgtaCTAATGacgggctactacaaaattcgttaatcgaacttcgtatcgtaccgtccctctcactctcgtaatatAAACGTgagtgggacggcaagacacgaagttcgaattttacacttcgtagtaaagggccatatactatttatatttatttataggtcAGACAATGCAGACCCAGAATAACTTAGACAGAatatagtaatataatatatatagtaaTATAGTATATGATATACTATGTACATAGAAACCTATAGAAACCTACCTAAAACATGCGTCGGACGACGTGGCGTGGCCTGGCCACagacatgatataaaaaaatataaataaattgcttGTGTTAGGTTTTGGTTACGCAGGTTTGACGGAAATGTTAGGTTCGCTTCgcttgtttatttatatgaagTCCGTGGGGGTGGCGTTGCGTTTTAATAGTATGTGTCTCGAATCCCAGACAGCGAATAAACATAAACGAAGCGATGCGTTTTAAGCTGACATTACAATATCTCGAACTATTTGCGCTGTCATTCAGCCGTcgaaatttgtttgttttgcgtTGTGACATGACAAACTAAACTCGAATGAAACGGAACGAACAAACAAACGAGACAgcgagacagacagacatgacagacaggacgagagagggctctctttccccgtatattatactactctttgacAAGgggcaaagagtataagtacctatgtagacaAGGGGCCAAGCCAAGTAATGAGTCTGAGTCGttggttaaaatattaaaactattttcTGTATGGATTAATGGAAATAAATGTGTGACAATGAGTCCATACTTATGTCTTAAAGTGATTataccaatatttttatttgagagTAAGTAACACaacattcaataaaataaacgttGTATCGGTAAAGGCGACGCCCTacgtaaaatgttttaaacttgTTTCAGTCGCATCAGTGTGTTCTGAGTGTACAATTCCGATTGTTTTACGAAACACATGGTTCTCTTTCGAAAATGGGAAACAAACGATCACGGATATCAATGCCAGCGACATGACTGGAAGGTAACACTGAGTTCCACTTAGTTTTCAGTAGGTTAGCTACTAGTATATACTAGtacatacttttatttaacaACTTGAATGTCTAATTTTTTAGAGGGGTATGTGAAAACATAAAGGCTGATTATCATGTGAACTACACTATGGTGTTCCGGTACACAAATTGTTATTACTGTGTCAAGTTGATTGTGCGAACAGTTAATGTATTGGAGAAAATTGAGACACCTTGTGTGGACTTAGCACTGGACGAGGAGCCTACAGTAGAAAGGGTCTGCAGGGGGTTGAGACCAGACCAGCAACTAGTGACTCTGTTTTCTGAAAATTCAATTCCGGtaagtttgttatttaaatttggATACAGAtacagtgaataatgttttcccATCATATTTTGTCTACTAGCTTACTGaattactgaagctaattgagaaagcaagataaacaaacaaacaaacaaaattgtcTGACAAAATGTgctggaaaaacattattcaatagatctgtaactaattttctttttt
This Choristoneura fumiferana chromosome 12, NRCan_CFum_1, whole genome shotgun sequence DNA region includes the following protein-coding sequences:
- the LOC141433493 gene encoding transcription elongation factor 1 homolog, with protein sequence MGRRKSKRKPPAKRKAIEPLDQQFNCPFCNHEKSCEVKMDRARNTARIQCRVCLEDFQTTTNVLSEPIDVYNDWVDACESAN